The genomic interval GATTTGCGATGCAGCAGATCGGTGATGCGTTCCGGATGCCATTGGATGCCCAAAACCATTTGCGGTGAGTCATATTCGACGGCTTCGATGACCTCGTCTTCGGCAATGGCGCAGATAGTCAAACCCTTTCCGATATATGCGGGATTCAAGCCTTGATGGTGGTTGGAATTGACGGTGAGGAGACCGGTGTCAAAGATCAGTGGCAGCCACCTGCCGCCGGTGATTTTGACCGGATGATAATTTTCCCCGGTGTGATATTCCGCTGTATCGAGGTGCTGGACGAGTTTACCGCCCAGGGCGATATTCATGAGCTGCATGCCGGCACAGATGCCCAAAATTGGCAAATTCCACTTCAGCGCAGCGTGAAAGAGCAGGGGGTCCGCTTCCGCTCTGCGCGGATCGGCAAGCTCAATCTTTGGATGTGGTGTCTCGCCAAACATCTCAGCGGGATAATCATT from Candidatus Cloacimonadaceae bacterium carries:
- a CDS encoding gamma-glutamyl-gamma-aminobutyrate hydrolase family protein (Members of this family of hydrolases with an active site Cys residue belong to MEROPS family C26.) produces the protein MNRKPVIGLSMNYMQLGKHHQFHLRGKYVDAVVSHCALPLPLPCTTDAESIHQYLSLIDALVIIGGNDYPAEMFGETPHPKIELADPRRAEADPLLFHAALKWNLPILGICAGMQLMNIALGGKLVQHLDTAEYHTGENYHPVKITGGRWLPLIFDTGLLTVNSNHHQGLNPAYIGKGLTICAIAEDEVIEAVEYDSPQMVLGIQWHPERITDLLHRKSLFDFFIDQARLYNQ